A region from the Acuticoccus sediminis genome encodes:
- a CDS encoding host attachment protein, translated as MRTIPAEAWVLVGDGEKALFLKNGIDEGFPNLTVVREMVQENPPTREQGTDSPGRRHDNGPGHKSAVEETDWHRLEKERFAREIADRLYKAAHKGRYDKLIIAAPPVVLGELRKALHKEVEEKIVFDVAKELTNHPIDEIEKALTKD; from the coding sequence ATGCGAACGATTCCAGCCGAAGCCTGGGTTCTGGTGGGTGACGGCGAAAAGGCCCTCTTCCTGAAGAACGGCATCGACGAGGGGTTCCCCAACCTCACCGTCGTGCGCGAGATGGTGCAGGAGAACCCGCCCACCCGCGAACAGGGCACCGACAGCCCCGGCCGCCGTCACGACAACGGCCCTGGCCACAAGAGCGCGGTCGAGGAGACCGACTGGCACCGCCTCGAAAAGGAGCGGTTCGCCCGGGAGATCGCCGACAGGCTCTACAAGGCGGCCCACAAGGGCCGGTACGACAAGCTGATCATCGCCGCCCCGCCGGTGGTCCTCGGCGAGCTGCGCAAGGCGCTCCACAAGGAAGTCGAGGAGAAGATCGTCTTCGACGTCGCCAAGGAGCTGACCAACCACCCGATCGACGAGATCGAGAAGGCGCTCACCAAGGACTGA
- a CDS encoding TRAP transporter substrate-binding protein produces the protein MIRMIRLIAALLVAACLAAPANAQDTLTVTSQYGPEKPQSKFWERFAALVESGRPGVYKFNIVTNGALGGEKEEAEGVRLGSITGALSTVANLTTWVPEGAVLDLPFVFSGRDQIMSAMKGPLGKQLRAAYREQGFETPAFIIFGARHLLSDRPLTKPEDVKGLTMRVLESDLHIALWRSLGANPTALPITETYTALGTGVVEAMDLTKSGYEALKLFEVAPVLSETAHIWAIGVVYFDRNFWESLPEEDQKLFESSAQQAAAYFNKLAEEEQDSAMTRAIGQRAQLVEVDQAPWREAVAPFVQSYVSGLSPAAMDAYKAIEAAR, from the coding sequence ATGATCCGCATGATCCGTTTGATCGCCGCACTCCTGGTCGCGGCCTGTCTCGCAGCGCCCGCGAACGCCCAGGACACCCTCACCGTCACCTCGCAGTACGGTCCGGAAAAGCCCCAGAGCAAATTCTGGGAGCGCTTCGCCGCCCTCGTCGAGAGCGGCCGCCCGGGCGTCTACAAGTTCAACATCGTCACCAACGGCGCGCTCGGCGGCGAGAAGGAAGAGGCCGAAGGCGTACGCCTCGGCTCCATCACCGGCGCCCTGTCGACGGTGGCCAACCTCACCACCTGGGTCCCCGAGGGCGCGGTGCTCGACCTCCCGTTCGTCTTCTCCGGCCGCGACCAGATCATGTCGGCGATGAAGGGCCCGCTCGGCAAGCAGCTTCGCGCCGCCTACCGGGAGCAGGGTTTCGAGACGCCGGCGTTCATCATCTTCGGCGCCCGCCACCTCCTGTCGGACCGCCCGCTCACCAAGCCGGAGGACGTGAAGGGCCTGACCATGCGCGTACTGGAGAGCGACCTGCACATCGCGCTGTGGCGCTCGCTGGGCGCCAACCCGACCGCTCTGCCGATCACCGAGACATACACCGCGCTCGGCACCGGCGTCGTCGAGGCGATGGACCTCACCAAGTCCGGATACGAGGCGCTGAAGCTCTTCGAAGTGGCACCGGTCCTCAGCGAAACGGCGCACATTTGGGCGATCGGCGTCGTCTACTTCGATCGCAACTTCTGGGAGAGCCTCCCGGAGGAGGACCAGAAGCTCTTCGAGTCCTCCGCCCAGCAGGCGGCCGCCTACTTCAACAAGCTGGCCGAAGAGGAGCAGGACAGCGCGATGACACGCGCCATCGGCCAGCGCGCCCAGCTCGTCGAGGTCGACCAGGCTCCCTGGCGCGAGGCCGTCGCCCCCTTCGTCCAGTCCTACGTCTCGGGCCTCAGCCCGGCGGCGATGGATGCCTACAAAGCCATCGAAGCGGCCCGTTGA
- a CDS encoding RNA polymerase sigma factor, producing MAVATLVHLERPRPGQPRADRPRAGRPVEMGARSTEHPPPPARDPVARLIRAVAGGDVRAFHRLYTTMAPRLERFAARLLDDPVAAEDIAQDTMLEVWNAARRFDGSTRGTAWITTLAHRKIDAARAASAVPTLPISEELAAPDAIGAGETAAAVRAVVRTLPHEERQAIERCHLEGFTLADAAAASGRSVATVKLRLSRGRDRLRRRLARLRG from the coding sequence ATGGCCGTTGCCACTCTCGTCCATCTCGAGCGGCCCCGTCCCGGTCAGCCGCGCGCCGATCGTCCTCGCGCGGGTCGGCCAGTCGAGATGGGCGCCCGCTCCACCGAGCACCCCCCGCCGCCGGCGCGCGACCCGGTGGCACGCCTCATCCGCGCGGTCGCGGGCGGGGACGTGCGGGCGTTCCATCGTCTCTACACGACGATGGCGCCGCGTCTCGAGAGGTTCGCCGCGCGCCTGCTCGACGATCCCGTCGCCGCCGAGGACATCGCCCAGGACACCATGCTGGAGGTCTGGAACGCCGCCCGGCGGTTCGACGGCAGCACACGCGGGACCGCGTGGATCACGACGCTCGCCCACCGCAAGATCGACGCCGCCCGGGCCGCCAGCGCCGTCCCGACGCTGCCGATCAGCGAGGAGCTCGCCGCACCCGACGCGATCGGCGCGGGCGAGACCGCGGCCGCGGTGCGCGCCGTGGTCCGCACGCTCCCGCACGAGGAGCGGCAGGCCATCGAGCGTTGCCACCTGGAGGGCTTCACTCTCGCGGACGCGGCGGCCGCCTCGGGCCGATCGGTCGCGACGGTGAAGCTTCGCCTCTCGCGCGGCCGCGACCGCCTGCGCCGCCGCCTCGCCCGCCTGCGCGGGTAG
- a CDS encoding dipeptidase: MNQRIFDGHNDVLLRLWRRDRTGERFLGLNAEGHLDLVRARQGGLAGGIFATFVMDEQRPKPAEPQGSVEAPMVGLSQERALHVTLAQLAIAFRIERASKGSVRICRSADEVQAANDAGAFAMMLHMEGAEAIGPDLDELETLYAAGVRSLGLVWSRPTVFGYGVPFRFPSTPDIGEGLTDRGVALVKACNQLGVMVDCSHLNEKGFWDVVRVSDAPIVATHSNAHVLSPSSRNLTDAQMDAIRDTEGVAGLNFATFFLRDDGRRDPNTPLDAMRRHLDHMLEKLGPRGVALGSDFDGAVIPAAISDVAGLPRLVDVMIEAGYSADLVDAICYRNWLDVTKRTQSLALGTSAPDTH, translated from the coding sequence ATGAACCAACGCATCTTCGACGGGCACAACGACGTGCTCTTGCGCCTGTGGCGCCGCGATCGGACCGGCGAGCGTTTCCTCGGCCTCAACGCCGAGGGGCACCTCGACCTCGTGCGGGCGCGCCAGGGCGGTCTTGCCGGCGGCATCTTCGCCACCTTCGTCATGGACGAGCAGCGGCCCAAGCCGGCCGAGCCGCAAGGCAGCGTCGAGGCGCCTATGGTGGGCCTTTCGCAGGAGCGTGCGCTTCACGTCACCCTCGCCCAGCTCGCCATCGCCTTCCGGATCGAGCGGGCGTCCAAGGGCTCGGTCCGGATCTGCCGTTCGGCCGACGAGGTGCAGGCGGCGAACGATGCGGGCGCCTTCGCGATGATGCTCCACATGGAGGGCGCCGAGGCGATCGGCCCCGACCTCGACGAGCTGGAGACGCTGTACGCCGCCGGCGTACGCTCCCTCGGCCTCGTCTGGAGCCGACCGACCGTCTTCGGCTACGGCGTCCCCTTCCGCTTCCCCTCGACGCCCGACATCGGCGAAGGGCTGACCGACCGCGGCGTCGCCCTCGTCAAGGCGTGCAACCAGCTCGGTGTGATGGTCGACTGCAGCCACCTCAACGAGAAGGGCTTCTGGGACGTGGTGCGCGTGTCCGACGCGCCGATCGTGGCGACGCATTCCAACGCGCACGTCCTTTCCCCGTCCTCCCGCAACCTGACCGACGCACAGATGGACGCGATCCGCGACACCGAGGGCGTCGCCGGACTGAACTTCGCCACCTTCTTCCTGCGCGACGACGGCCGGCGCGACCCGAACACCCCGCTCGACGCGATGCGGCGCCATCTCGACCACATGCTGGAAAAGCTCGGCCCGCGCGGCGTGGCGCTCGGCTCCGACTTCGACGGCGCGGTGATTCCGGCCGCAATCAGCGACGTCGCCGGCCTCCCGCGTCTCGTCGACGTGATGATCGAGGCGGGCTATTCGGCCGATCTCGTCGACGCGATCTGCTACCGCAACTGGCTCGATGTGACAAAGCGTACACAGTCGCTGGCCCTTGGAACGAGCGCTCCGGACACACATTGA